The window ccagttcctccccccttctctcgctctgtttctccctctctctctctaaaaatgaataaaattttaaaacaaaaacccaaaattcTGTTGAAAACTTGTCACAATCTTGTGGCACTATAGAACATCGGTTTTCGTTGTGTGGGGatgtaaacaaacatacaaaccgAGGGGCAGCTTTGCTATACCCACAGACGTACATTTAAGGGTAAACGGAAGAAGGGTCAGGAAGGGGTGGGTGTCAGGCTAAGTCCCAGTCTTCGCTCCCGGGTCTCCCAAGTTTCCGGTTTGGCCTGCCACAGGCTGGGTCTGAAGACCTCCAGACCTGCAGGGGGCGTCTAGTGCAGTGGGACAACCTCCCGTGTGTGGCCGGGGCTGTGCAGTCATGATTACCACGGAGGCAGGGGCAGAGTCCCCGGAACTTGAGGAGCCGACTTGGCCCTGGGTGAGTGCGGACCCAAGCAGGAATAGGCGCGGGGTGGGTGGTACAGGCTCAGGGGCCTCGACTTCAtggccccaccccccaccccgctccaTAGAGAGACGCCCCGATCCGGGAGCTGGTGCAGCGCATCCACCAACTGCAGGCTGAGCGCGCGCAGGCCTTCCGCCGACTGGAGGAGTAAGTATCAGCGCGGGGGCGAGTAGGGAGTCGCAGAGTTCAGTCCCGTCCGCTCCGTAGGTGGGCGTGCTCGGGGGCGGAGCTGGGCCCCCACGCAGCTGCATTGGCAGAGGCGGGGTGGGGTTTGCAATGGGGATCCAGAGTGCATCTCTATTTCCTGACATTCCACTCCGCGAGACATTTCTCCCTTCGCCAAGCGCAGCGGCGCAGCAGTAGGGCTGTTCAGTGTCCCCCATACTCGAGTCCAGGGACACTTCATTGGCGGCGAGTTTTCAGGTGGCCGACGTGGATGGGATGCAGGGCCTGAGAGTCCGAGGGCGTGGCCTCAGGaatccccccccctctccccgcccctcctGCAGAGGCCACCGCCAGTACCTGCGTAGCGGCCCGTCGTACGACTTCCAGCGCTACCGGACCACAGTGCACGAGGTGACCCAGGCCTTCG is drawn from Saccopteryx leptura isolate mSacLep1 chromosome 1, mSacLep1_pri_phased_curated, whole genome shotgun sequence and contains these coding sequences:
- the REX1BD gene encoding required for excision 1-B domain-containing protein isoform X2, producing the protein MITTEAGAESPELEEPTWPWRDAPIRELVQRIHQLQAERAQAFRRLEEGHRQYLRSGPSYDFQRYRTTVHEVTQAFATASREVLAVEAELAGPRAQPLLASHVRSLQQLEQTRLATRP